The following are encoded in a window of Megalops cyprinoides isolate fMegCyp1 chromosome 16, fMegCyp1.pri, whole genome shotgun sequence genomic DNA:
- the fbxo38 gene encoding F-box only protein 38: MMGPRRKSSKTQSAAAGPADPLRQEEPKDYINELSHEVLCHIFRYLPMQDIMCMECLSRKLREAVTLYLRVVKVVDLCASRWWEYMPSGFTDSSFLMLLKKMPDLEQLYGLHPRYLERRRVRGYEAFSIPGVLEALQACPNLLGVETSHLELVEAIWNYMPQVHILGKFRNRNGAFPIPPENKLTIPVAAKIQTLHLVGVNVPEIPCVSMLRHLYLKWVRLTKPQPFKDFLCVSLRTFVMRNCAGPTNSLKYVPLVTGLASARNLEQLELVRVPFLGGLIQHVVEDSWRSGGFRNLHTIVFGACKNALEVDLGYLIITAARRLHEVRIQPSLTKDGVFSALKMAELEFPQFETLHLGYVDEFLLQCKMSHSELVKYGLADVIENPGIITDIGMKAVNEVFSSIKYLVIYNCPHLHNPHNWITDNSRWSRLVDLTLVRCHAIKLESFSQFIEMLPSLEFISLDQMFREPPKGCARVGLSAGTGIGVSSALVSNQNSNNDNDNNNNNNNHQNNNANIPPPNNENGEAVGAVPQQQNHGQELNDVDEVVQENMEVEPAAVAASPEEEPPGPSQPVNPSLEADEEQAGPSGVQCAVKKQPVVVSDSDSEDEEDPDRAMGLAPPGLTYQGPSEKMAPAEEPGRQSSKGKTPLRRRGAPLQEPSCEKGCQVTSEQIKADMKAATETPDRGGRGARDPGCTTGGCVCSIRWREDSANQEDGAGGAVGGEGTVRTRCTCSRARPSPEGRTRGGAQHPASVAAAAGAGDSPREQGHNQADTARGEGSQARGAASEAPPRTRGASEPHGTGSAGGQEEPQDRACRDGFPRRPVTRARSRLSSVPLVSESELSKPKPRATVKRKRTADKSTSTSDPVTEDDHVQVLTLKSKNLVGITLTNCGITDLVLKDCPKMMFVHATRCRVLKHLKVESAPIVNRFDYAQCKKLDMEQVLDQILRMPPERNRIIYMRPMQQVDSLALERKIFCGPYPYHIGIIHEFSNPPNVRNKVRVRSWMDTIANISQELIKYEFFPEATRTEEDVKKYTSYPWGRDIYTLEGVVDGAPYSMITDFPWLRTLRTAEPNGYARYDFEDDESTTIYAPRRKGQLSADICMETIGEEISERRQTRRGVFQRVVAIFIHYCDVRGEPVEDDYI, encoded by the exons ATGATGGGTCCGCGCCGGAAGTCTAGCAAGACACAGAGCGCAGCAGCGGGGCCGGCCGACCCCCTCAGGCAGGAGGAGCCCAAAGACTACATCAACGAGCTCTCTCATGAGGTGCTCTGCCACATATTCCG GTACCTGCCCATGCAGGACATCATGTGCATGGAGTGCCTGTCCCGAAAGCTGCGTGAGGCGGTGACACTGTACCTGCGTGTGGTAAAGGTGGTGGACCTGTGTGCCAGCCGCTGGTGGGAGTACATGCCTTCAG GCTTCACAGACTCCAGCTTCCTGATGCTGCTGAAGAAGATGCCGGATCTTGAGCAGCTTTACGGGCTCCACCCACGCTATCTGGAGCGCCGCAGGGTGCGGGGCTACGAGGCCTTCAGCATCCCCGGGGTCCTGGAGGCCCTTCAGGCCTGCCCCAATCTGCTG GGTGTGGAGACGTCTCACTTAGAGCTGGTGGAGGCCATCTGGAACTACATGCCTCAGGTCCACATCCTGGGAAAGTTCCGCAACCGCAACGGGGCTTTCCCCATCCCCCCAGAAAACAAGCTCACCATTCCCGTCGCAGCCAAAATCCAGACTCTGCACCTCGTAG GGGTCAACGTGCCAGAGATCCCGTGCGTGTCCATGCTGAGGCACCTCTACCTGAAGTGGGTGCGTCTCACCAAGCCCCAGCCTTTCAAGGACTTCCTGTGCGTCAGCTTGCGCACCTTTGTCATGAGGAACTGCGCTGGGCCCACCAACTCCCTCAAGTACGTCCCCCTGGTGACGGGCCTGGCCTCCGCCCGCaacctggagcagctggagctggTCAGGGTGCCCTTCCTCGGGGGGCTCATCCAGCACGTGGTGGAGGACAGCTGGAGGTCAG GGGGATTTCGCAATTTGCACACTATCGTGTTCGGTGCCTGTAAGAATGCACTTGAAGTCGACCTGGGCTACCTCATCATTACTGCAGCCCGCAG GCTGCATGAAGTTCGAATCCAGCCTTCCCTTACCAAAGACGGGGTGTTCTCTGCACTGAAGATGGCTGAGCTGGAGTTTCCACAGTTTGAGACTTTGCACCTTGGATATGTGGATGAGTTCTTGTTGCAAT GTAAAATGAGCCATTCGGAGCTCGTGAAGTACGGCTTGGCCGATGTGATTGAGAATCCCGGGATCATCACAGACATTGGAATGAAAGCTGTCAATGAAGTGTTCTCCTCCATCAAGTATCTGGTCATCTACAATTGCCCGCACCTCCACAATCCTCACAACTGGATCACAG ATAACTCGCGCTGGAGCCGGCTGGTGGACCTCACGCTGGTGCGCTGCCACGCCATCAAGCTAGAGTCCTTCAGCCAGTTCATCGAGATGCTGCCCAGCCTGGAGTTCATCTCCCTGGATCAGATGTTCCGTGAGCCGCCCAAG GGGTGCGCTCGTGTGGGGCTAAGCGCCGGCACAGGGATCGGGGTCTCCTCTGCCCTCGTCAGCAACCAGAACTCCAACAACGACAAcgacaacaataacaacaacaataaccaCCAAAACAACAACGCCAACATCCCGCCACCCAACAACGAGAACGGGGAGGCCGTGGGAGCGgtcccacagcagcagaaccatGGCCAGG AGCTCAATGATGTGGACGAGGTGGTGCAGGAGAACATGGAGGTGGAGCCAGCGGCTGTGGCGGCCAGCCCGGAAGAGGAGCCTCCGGGACCCAGTCAGCCGGTCAACCCCTCCCTGGAAGCGGACGAGGAGCAAGCAG gCCCCAGTGGAGTGCAGTGTGCGGTGAAGAAGCAGCCTGTGGTGGTGTCTGACTCGGACAGTGAGGACGAGGAGGACCCTGATAGGGCCATGGGTCTGGCCCCCCCCGGGCTCACATACCAGGGGCCCAGTGAGAAGATGGCCCCTGCAGAGGAGCCAGGCAGGCAAAGCA GTAAAGGGAAGACGCCGCTGCGAAGACGAGGAGCACCTCTCCAGGAGCCCAGCTGTGAGAAGGGCTGCCAGGTCACCAGCGAGCAGATCAAAGCAGACATGAAGGCCGCCACCGAGACGCCCGACAGAGGGGGACGCGGGGCCCGGGACCCGGGCTGCACTACGGGGGGCTGCGTGTGCTCCATACGCTGGAGGGAGGACTCGGCCAATCAGGAGGACGGGGCAGGAGGGGCCGTGGGGGGCGAGGGGACGGTGAGGACACGCTGCACCTGCAGCAGGGCTCGCCCCAGCCCGGAGGGGCGGACTCGAGGCGGGGCTCAGCACCCAGCCAGCGTCGCCGCGGCGGCGGGGGCAGGGGACAGCCCCCGGGAACAGGGGCACAACCAGGCGGACACGGCCCGGGGGGAGGGGTCACAGGCGAGGGGGGCGGCCTCTGAGGCCCCGCCCAGGACACGGGGGGCGTCGGAGCCGCACGGCACCGGGAGCGCCGGTGGGCAGGAGGAGCCTCAGGACAGGGCTTGCAGGGACGGTTTCCCCCGCCGGCCCGTCACTCGCGCCCGCAGCAGACTCTCCAGCGTGCCCCTGGTCTCCGAGTCAG AACTGTCCAAACCAAAGCCTCGCGCCACAGTGAAGAGGAAGCGCACGGCTGACAAGTCCACCAGCACCAGCGACCCGGTGACGGAGGATGACCACGTGCAG GTGCTGACACTGAAGTCCAAAAACCTGGTGGGCATCACCCTCACCAACTGTGGGATAACCGACCTGGTGCTGAAAGACTGCCCCAAGATGATGTTTGTTCATG CAACCCGCTGCCGGGTGCTGAAGCACCTGAAGGTGGAGAGCGCTCCCATCGTGAACCGCTTCGACTATGCCCAGTGCAAGAAGCTGGACATGGAGCAGGTGCTGGACCAGATCCTGCGGATGCCCCCTGAGAGGAACCGCATCATCTACATGCGCCCCATGCAGCAG GTGGACTCCCTGGCCCTGGAGAGGAAGATCTTCTGCGGACCGTACCCCTACCACATCGGCATCATCCACGAGTTCAGCAACCCCCCCAACGTCAGGAACAAAGTGCGCGTCCGCAGCTGGATGGACACCATCGCCAACATCAGCCA GGAGCTCATCAAGTACGAGTTCTTTCCTGAGGCGACTCGGACGGAAGAGGACGTCAAGAAGTACACCAGTTATCCCTGGGGCCGGGACATCTACACCTTAGAGG GGGTGGTAGACGGCGCCCCTTATTCTATGATCACGGACTTCCCGTGGCTGCGCACCCTTCGCACGGCCGAGCCCAACGGCTACGCGCGCTACGACTTTGAAGACGACGAGAGCA cCACCATCTATGCCCCCCGGCGGAAGGGCCAGCTGTCGGCAGACATCTGCATGGAGACCATCGGGGAGGAGATCTCAGAGCGGCGGCAGACCCGGCGAGGAGTGTTCCAGCGCGTGGTGGCCATCTTCATTCATTACTGTGATGTGCGTGGCGAGCCCGTGGAGGATGACTACATCTAG